Proteins encoded within one genomic window of Plectropomus leopardus isolate mb unplaced genomic scaffold, YSFRI_Pleo_2.0 unplaced_scaffold367, whole genome shotgun sequence:
- the LOC121938872 gene encoding 1-phosphatidylinositol 4,5-bisphosphate phosphodiesterase beta-4-like isoform X1: MTCLKKHWMRMCFLTNVNGKIPVRGITRTFASGKTEKGIFQALKDLGLPSGKNDEIEPADFTFDIFYALTQKICPRTDIEELFKKINGNKSDYLTVDQLVSFLNEVSSLSFINFSVFCL; encoded by the exons TTGGATGAGAATGTGCTTCCTGACCAACGTGAATGGGAAGATTCCTGTGAGAGG CATTACTCGAACATTTGCATCAGGAAAGACAGAGAAGGGGATCTTTCAGGCTTTAAAGGATCTTGGCCTTCCGAGTGGAAAG AATGACGAGATTGAACCAGCAGAtttcacttttgacattttctacGCGCTCACACAGAAGATCTGCCCTCGCACAGACATCGAGGAGCTCTTCAAGAAAAT CAATGGGAACAAAAGTGATTATTTAACTGTAGACCAGTTAGTCAGCTTTCTGAATGAAGTAAGCTCTTTATCATTCATTAACTTCTCTG
- the LOC121938872 gene encoding 1-phosphatidylinositol 4,5-bisphosphate phosphodiesterase beta-4-like isoform X2 produces the protein MTCLKKHWMRMCFLTNVNGKIPVRGITRTFASGKTEKGIFQALKDLGLPSGKNDEIEPADFTFDIFYALTQKICPRTDIEELFKKM, from the exons TTGGATGAGAATGTGCTTCCTGACCAACGTGAATGGGAAGATTCCTGTGAGAGG CATTACTCGAACATTTGCATCAGGAAAGACAGAGAAGGGGATCTTTCAGGCTTTAAAGGATCTTGGCCTTCCGAGTGGAAAG AATGACGAGATTGAACCAGCAGAtttcacttttgacattttctacGCGCTCACACAGAAGATCTGCCCTCGCACAGACATCGAGGAGCTCTTCAAGAAAATGTGA